In one window of Skermanella rosea DNA:
- a CDS encoding branched-chain amino acid ABC transporter permease, which produces MAVLLLDIATTASMLFIVATGLMIILGVMKLINFAHGAFLTVGGYTAHVVTAHGYSPWLTIPAAAAFGFVLGIVVERLVVRPLYSRPLDAILATWGLGIIIAQVIVFAFGREVQFAQSPISGTVDLLGTAYSSWRLILIGVAVVLGLLLTALLYLTRFGLNARAVIMNENLARGLGIDSVKVRAVTFGLGAALACAAGALITPLLSVDPNMGLPWLVNSFMLVLVSGVAVPGLALASLVLGGAQVLVSTFVSPILGGITIVVLAAVILRIKPQGLSRG; this is translated from the coding sequence ATGGCAGTCCTTCTGCTCGACATCGCGACGACGGCCTCGATGCTCTTCATCGTGGCCACCGGACTGATGATCATCCTCGGCGTCATGAAGCTGATCAACTTCGCCCATGGCGCCTTCCTGACCGTGGGCGGCTACACCGCCCATGTCGTCACCGCCCACGGTTACAGCCCCTGGCTGACCATACCGGCCGCCGCGGCCTTCGGCTTCGTCCTCGGGATCGTGGTCGAACGGCTGGTGGTCCGGCCGCTCTATTCCAGGCCCCTCGACGCGATCCTGGCGACCTGGGGACTGGGGATCATCATAGCGCAGGTCATCGTCTTCGCCTTCGGGCGGGAGGTGCAGTTCGCCCAAAGCCCGATCTCGGGGACCGTCGACCTGCTCGGGACCGCCTACTCCTCTTGGAGGCTCATCCTGATCGGGGTCGCGGTCGTCCTGGGCCTATTGCTGACGGCGCTGCTCTATCTCACCCGCTTCGGCCTCAATGCCCGCGCGGTGATCATGAACGAGAACCTCGCGCGGGGGCTCGGCATCGACAGCGTCAAGGTGCGCGCCGTGACGTTCGGGCTCGGCGCGGCGCTAGCCTGCGCGGCGGGCGCCCTGATCACGCCGCTACTGTCGGTGGATCCCAACATGGGCCTGCCCTGGCTGGTCAACTCGTTCATGCTGGTGCTTGTTTCCGGGGTCGCGGTGCCCGGCCTGGCCCTCGCCTCCCTGGTCCTCGGCGGCGCCCAGGTGCTCGTCAGCACCTTCGTCAGCCCCATCCTCGGCGGCATCACGATCGTCGTGCTCGCGGCGGTCATCCTGCGCATCAAACCTCAAGGACTCTCCCGTGGCTGA
- a CDS encoding branched-chain amino acid ABC transporter ATP-binding protein/permease — MAEAIPDTTGRSRRQIGRTAVGAAIALIIIGTAPLYLGTYMTNILTRALFLAALALTVDLVWGYAGVLTFGQSAFFGIGAYACALVFTHWGFGPGWAIGALAAGIAVAMVTAWLTGLLSFYHGASPLYSSIVTLALPIVLVQVIFSGGRFTGSSSGLSGFPTYYWSIDTWFWIAGVFLVVVGSLAWLFVRSDYGRILVAIRENEDRCAYLGIPVSRIKTGLFVACAGIAAVAGFGYAAFSNVVAPELAGFLLGTESLIWVALGGRGTLIGPILGAIGIDVTSSYLSGNLPFLWNFIVGVTFVVVIILLPNGVASLVTGAWRRYRRRDAADGETARGTGIRLVSSAKGSPAATSGSTAPIRIDGLTCRYGSLTVLDGIQVEGIAGQLLSIVGPNGAGKTTLMRCISNGTERTGGTVAIAGTEIGRSSPQRIVGLGVGRSFQNTSLFDSLTVGECLKLARYRIDGASGLHRSETVALPDPALEILAATGLDHKLGVETRYLSHGMKRGLELAMVLATEPRVLLLDEPTAGLTRPERVAIGHVLTRLVEEYRLCIFLIEHDLDFVREISNRIVVLHQGKLLLDGTVEEVVSSDLVKAVYAGQELETAP, encoded by the coding sequence GTGGCTGAAGCGATTCCGGATACAACCGGGCGGTCGAGACGCCAGATCGGGCGCACGGCCGTGGGCGCGGCCATCGCCCTGATCATCATCGGTACGGCGCCGCTCTATCTCGGCACCTACATGACGAACATCCTCACCCGCGCGCTGTTCCTCGCGGCCCTGGCGCTGACGGTGGACCTTGTCTGGGGCTATGCGGGCGTCCTGACCTTCGGGCAGTCGGCCTTCTTCGGCATCGGAGCCTATGCCTGCGCGCTGGTCTTCACCCACTGGGGCTTCGGCCCGGGGTGGGCGATCGGCGCGCTGGCCGCCGGCATCGCCGTGGCGATGGTCACGGCCTGGCTGACGGGCCTGCTCTCGTTCTACCACGGCGCCTCGCCCCTCTATTCCTCGATCGTCACGCTGGCCCTGCCGATCGTGCTGGTGCAGGTCATCTTCTCCGGCGGGCGCTTCACCGGGTCGAGCAGCGGCCTGTCCGGGTTCCCGACCTATTACTGGTCGATCGACACCTGGTTCTGGATCGCCGGCGTCTTCCTGGTGGTGGTCGGCTCCCTCGCGTGGCTCTTCGTCCGCAGCGACTACGGCCGCATCCTGGTGGCGATCCGGGAAAACGAGGACCGCTGCGCCTATCTCGGCATCCCGGTTTCCCGGATCAAGACCGGCCTCTTCGTGGCCTGCGCCGGCATCGCGGCCGTCGCCGGTTTCGGCTACGCGGCCTTTTCCAACGTGGTGGCGCCGGAACTGGCCGGCTTTCTCCTGGGCACCGAGTCCCTGATCTGGGTGGCTCTCGGCGGGCGGGGCACGCTCATCGGCCCGATCCTGGGCGCAATCGGCATCGACGTCACGTCATCATATCTGTCGGGCAACCTGCCGTTCCTCTGGAACTTCATCGTCGGCGTCACCTTCGTGGTCGTCATCATCCTGCTGCCGAACGGCGTGGCGTCCCTTGTGACGGGCGCATGGCGCCGGTACCGCAGGCGCGATGCCGCCGACGGGGAGACGGCACGGGGAACCGGCATCAGGCTCGTCTCCTCCGCCAAGGGGAGCCCGGCCGCCACGAGCGGCTCTACCGCCCCGATCCGGATCGACGGCCTGACGTGCCGGTACGGCAGCCTGACCGTGCTGGACGGCATCCAGGTCGAGGGCATCGCGGGGCAACTGCTCAGCATCGTCGGGCCGAACGGCGCCGGCAAGACGACCCTGATGCGCTGCATCAGCAACGGCACGGAGCGCACCGGCGGCACCGTCGCGATCGCCGGGACCGAGATCGGGCGGAGCTCGCCGCAGCGGATCGTCGGGCTCGGCGTCGGTCGCAGCTTCCAGAACACCAGCTTGTTCGACAGCCTGACCGTCGGCGAGTGCCTCAAGCTGGCCCGCTACCGCATCGACGGAGCCAGCGGCCTCCATCGGAGCGAGACGGTGGCGCTGCCCGATCCGGCGCTGGAAATCCTGGCGGCCACCGGCCTGGACCACAAACTGGGCGTTGAAACGAGATACCTGTCGCACGGCATGAAGCGCGGGCTCGAACTGGCGATGGTCCTCGCCACCGAGCCGCGCGTCCTGCTGCTGGACGAACCGACGGCCGGCCTTACCCGGCCCGAGCGAGTCGCGATCGGGCATGTCCTGACCCGGCTGGTCGAGGAATACCGCCTCTGCATCTTCCTGATCGAGCACGACCTCGATTTCGTCCGGGAAATTTCCAACCGCATCGTCGTCCTGCACCAGGGCAAGCTGCTGCTCGACGGCACGGTCGAGGAGGTCGTCTCGTCCGATCTCGTCAAGGCCGTCTATGCCGGTCAGGAACTGGAGACCGCACCGTGA
- a CDS encoding ABC transporter ATP-binding protein: MSGTNMEAAGRSRLEIAGLSSGYGAATVIRDVSFSIAPGEILVVLGKNGMGKSTLLKTIMGFVRARTGTIRLDGNEITNRAPHLNAREALAYTPQEYAIFQDLTVEENLRLGVTEDRLLGERMDEVEAAFPVIAKRFKQRAGTLSGGEQKMLLLSRSLVSRPKIMLIDEISEGLQPSMVNRMAQVLRSTKERNGVTVLLVEQNLPFALSVADRYAILKIGEIVEEGDVAHADTAAALEQHLRI, encoded by the coding sequence GTGAGCGGAACGAATATGGAAGCCGCCGGCAGAAGCCGGCTGGAGATCGCCGGCCTGAGCAGCGGATACGGCGCCGCGACGGTCATCCGCGACGTCTCGTTCTCGATCGCACCGGGCGAGATCCTGGTCGTCCTGGGCAAGAACGGGATGGGCAAGTCGACGCTGCTGAAGACCATCATGGGCTTCGTCCGGGCCAGGACCGGCACGATCCGCCTGGACGGGAACGAGATCACGAACCGCGCGCCGCACCTCAACGCCCGCGAGGCGCTGGCCTACACGCCGCAGGAATATGCGATCTTCCAGGATCTCACCGTCGAGGAGAACCTTCGGCTGGGGGTGACCGAGGATCGCCTCCTCGGCGAACGGATGGACGAGGTCGAGGCTGCCTTCCCGGTCATCGCCAAGCGGTTCAAGCAGCGGGCGGGAACGCTGAGCGGCGGCGAGCAGAAGATGCTGCTGCTGTCGCGCAGCCTCGTCTCCCGGCCCAAGATCATGCTGATTGACGAGATCTCCGAGGGCCTCCAGCCTTCGATGGTGAACAGGATGGCGCAGGTCCTGCGCTCGACCAAGGAGCGGAACGGGGTGACCGTCCTGCTGGTCGAGCAGAACCTGCCCTTCGCCCTGTCCGTCGCCGACCGCTACGCGATCCTGAAGATCGGCGAGATCGTGGAGGAAGGCGACGTGGCGCACGCCGACACCGCCGCGGCCCTGGAGCAGCATTTGCGCATCTGA
- a CDS encoding DUF1028 domain-containing protein, giving the protein MSIEANTFSIVARCASTGEFGVAVASAVPAVGSICPFVRAGVGAVSTQSWVNPYLAVRILDAMQAGSDARSALDGALAQDAEANLRQVGVVDASGGSASWTGGDCTPWHGEVNGRDFAVQGNMLTGGEVLSAMAESFRETGGQPLENRLMACLEAAQAAGGDKRGRQSAALVVFGAEAYAKLDVRVDEDPDPIPRLRRTFEIAKAQLLPFIAGMPKREGGSAFPPEVMDLLLLSPPDRPAGGGSAEP; this is encoded by the coding sequence ATGAGTATCGAGGCGAATACCTTCTCCATCGTCGCCCGCTGCGCTTCGACGGGCGAGTTCGGGGTGGCGGTCGCGTCTGCGGTTCCCGCCGTCGGCTCGATCTGCCCGTTCGTCCGCGCCGGCGTCGGGGCCGTCAGCACCCAGTCCTGGGTCAACCCCTATCTGGCCGTCCGCATACTCGACGCCATGCAGGCCGGAAGCGACGCCCGGTCCGCGCTGGACGGAGCGCTGGCCCAGGATGCGGAGGCGAACCTGCGCCAGGTCGGGGTCGTGGACGCGTCCGGCGGCTCGGCGTCCTGGACAGGGGGCGATTGCACGCCCTGGCACGGCGAGGTCAACGGCCGGGATTTCGCGGTGCAGGGCAACATGCTGACGGGGGGCGAGGTGCTTTCCGCCATGGCCGAGTCGTTCCGGGAGACCGGGGGGCAACCCTTGGAAAACCGTTTGATGGCTTGCCTGGAGGCGGCGCAGGCGGCGGGCGGCGACAAGCGCGGCCGCCAGTCCGCCGCCCTGGTCGTGTTCGGCGCCGAAGCCTATGCGAAGCTCGACGTGCGGGTCGACGAGGACCCCGACCCGATCCCCCGCCTGCGCCGGACCTTCGAGATCGCCAAGGCGCAGCTGCTTCCCTTCATCGCCGGGATGCCGAAGCGGGAGGGCGGCAGCGCGTTCCCGCCCGAGGTCATGGACCTGCTCCTGCTGTCGCCGCCGGACCGGCCGGCAGGCGGGGGGAGCGCCGAGCCATGA
- a CDS encoding amidase — protein sequence MRIEEAMHRPIEEVAGAIRTGELSPVELTAAYLDRIADKDGVLNAFVHVAADALDQAGTLAVAAKEGRILGPLHGIPLAIKDNYLTAGMPTRAGTEAAIEFPGTEGAAVRKLREAGAILLGKTRMHEFAWGMETPPARNPFDTDRVPGGSSGGSGIAVTAGLAMAALGSDTGGSIRIPASLCGTVGIKPTFGRIGRSGIVPHSWSLDHAGPLTRSVADAALLVDVLSGHDPADAGSADEPPTALHAAVRPAREAGAAGLRVGVCRNHFFEALDDEVGAAVEATISRLASDGAEVVEFQVPELAYGLGAIFAIELASSTAYHVHHLAAGRTSAYRDDVRLLVEMGRLVTAPDYLQAERYRTMLAERFLQVFAEVDVVVGPTMPITAWRSGQREVELDGKRESVLETSWRFTYPWNLLGLPAISLPCGYDRNGLPIGFQIAGAAFDEASVIRAAAVVERTVQPRWCF from the coding sequence ATGCGTATCGAAGAGGCAATGCACCGGCCGATCGAGGAGGTCGCCGGGGCGATCCGGACCGGGGAACTTTCCCCCGTCGAGCTTACGGCCGCCTATCTCGACCGGATCGCGGATAAGGACGGCGTTCTGAACGCCTTCGTCCATGTCGCGGCCGATGCCCTCGACCAGGCCGGGACCCTGGCGGTCGCGGCCAAGGAGGGGAGGATCCTGGGGCCGCTCCACGGCATTCCCCTCGCGATCAAGGACAATTACCTGACCGCCGGCATGCCGACGCGGGCGGGCACCGAAGCCGCCATCGAGTTTCCAGGCACCGAAGGGGCGGCGGTCCGCAAGCTGCGCGAGGCCGGCGCCATCCTGCTCGGCAAGACCCGGATGCACGAGTTCGCCTGGGGCATGGAGACACCGCCGGCCCGCAATCCGTTCGACACCGACCGGGTTCCCGGCGGCTCCAGCGGCGGCTCGGGGATCGCCGTCACGGCGGGATTAGCCATGGCGGCGCTCGGGTCCGACACCGGCGGGTCGATCCGCATCCCGGCAAGCCTCTGCGGCACCGTCGGCATCAAGCCGACCTTCGGGCGGATCGGGCGGTCCGGCATCGTTCCCCACAGCTGGTCCCTGGACCATGCCGGTCCGCTGACGCGCAGCGTCGCCGACGCGGCATTGCTGGTCGATGTCCTGTCCGGACACGATCCCGCCGATGCCGGCTCCGCCGACGAACCGCCGACCGCCCTTCATGCTGCCGTCCGCCCGGCACGCGAGGCCGGCGCCGCCGGACTGCGCGTCGGCGTCTGCCGCAACCACTTCTTCGAGGCGCTTGACGACGAGGTCGGCGCCGCCGTCGAAGCGACGATCTCCCGGCTCGCCTCCGACGGCGCCGAGGTGGTCGAGTTCCAGGTTCCGGAGCTGGCCTATGGCCTGGGCGCCATCTTCGCGATCGAACTGGCGTCCTCGACCGCCTACCATGTCCATCACCTCGCGGCCGGCAGGACTTCCGCCTACCGGGACGACGTCCGCCTGCTGGTGGAGATGGGACGGCTCGTCACCGCACCGGATTATCTCCAGGCGGAGCGGTACCGCACGATGCTGGCGGAGAGGTTTCTCCAGGTGTTCGCCGAGGTCGATGTCGTCGTCGGCCCGACGATGCCGATCACGGCCTGGCGCTCGGGCCAGCGGGAAGTCGAGCTCGACGGCAAGCGGGAAAGCGTGCTCGAAACCTCCTGGAGGTTCACCTACCCGTGGAACCTGCTCGGCCTGCCGGCCATCAGCCTGCCCTGCGGCTATGACCGCAACGGCCTTCCCATCGGCTTCCAGATCGCGGGGGCCGCATTCGACGAGGCGAGCGTGATCAGGGCCGCGGCCGTGGTGGAGCGGACGGTGCAGCCACGGTGGTGCTTCTGA